Proteins encoded within one genomic window of Candidatus Sysuiplasma jiujiangense:
- the treS gene encoding maltose alpha-D-glucosyltransferase — MDSNPLWYRDAVFYELHIKSFFDSNNDGIGDINGLRLKLDYLAELGVSCIWLLPFYKSPMKDDGYDISDYYSIQPEYGTLQDFDRLVGDAHSKGIRIIADLVLNHCSDQNPWFREAISDIHGPKRNWFVWSDTDTRYKGVRIIFVDTETSNWAWEPRTKQYYWHRFYSHQPDLNYDNPEVREEIKKVMRFWLDRGLDGFRCDAVPYLFEREGTNCENLPETHAYLKEIRRMIDTDYPGRILLAEANQWPTEAKQYFGDMDECHMAFNFPLMPRIFIALAKEDYFPIVNIVKQTLPIPEKCDWGIFLRNHDELTLEMVTDEERDVMYSEYARHPKMRLNLGIRRRLAPLVDNDRATLELLHALIFSLPGSPILYYGDEIGMGDNIFLGDRNGVRTPMQWSYDRNAGFSRADTEQLFSPPITNPNYHYESVNVESESRLNTSLLHWVRKIIRVRQKYSKAFGRGEIQFLENGNRHVLAYLRKYEEEKILCIFNISRKPTFLELSLKEYSGYTPVEIITDVPFPAIGELPYFFTLHPRSFFWLSLKKEDRDGQQ; from the coding sequence ATCGACAGCAATCCGCTCTGGTACAGGGATGCCGTTTTCTACGAGCTGCACATCAAGTCTTTTTTCGATTCCAACAACGACGGCATAGGGGACATCAACGGGCTAAGGCTTAAGCTTGATTACCTTGCCGAACTAGGAGTCAGCTGCATCTGGCTCCTCCCGTTCTACAAATCGCCTATGAAGGACGACGGCTACGACATCTCCGACTACTATTCGATACAGCCGGAGTACGGAACGCTTCAGGATTTTGACAGGCTTGTAGGCGATGCGCACTCAAAGGGCATCAGGATAATAGCTGACCTTGTTCTTAACCACTGTTCGGACCAGAATCCGTGGTTCAGGGAGGCGATTTCGGACATTCACGGCCCGAAGAGGAACTGGTTTGTATGGAGCGACACCGACACCAGATACAAAGGCGTGAGGATAATATTCGTCGATACCGAAACATCAAACTGGGCATGGGAACCCAGGACAAAACAGTATTACTGGCACAGATTTTACAGCCATCAGCCGGACCTCAACTACGACAACCCCGAGGTCAGGGAGGAAATCAAGAAGGTTATGCGCTTCTGGCTCGACAGGGGACTTGACGGCTTCAGGTGCGACGCAGTACCCTATCTCTTCGAACGTGAAGGGACAAACTGCGAAAATCTGCCCGAGACGCATGCATACCTGAAGGAGATACGCAGGATGATTGACACAGATTATCCCGGCAGGATACTGCTTGCAGAGGCAAACCAGTGGCCCACCGAGGCAAAGCAGTATTTTGGCGACATGGATGAATGCCACATGGCATTCAACTTCCCTCTTATGCCCAGGATATTCATTGCGCTGGCAAAGGAGGATTATTTCCCCATTGTAAACATAGTGAAGCAGACGCTTCCCATTCCTGAAAAGTGCGACTGGGGCATATTCCTGAGAAACCATGACGAACTTACGCTCGAAATGGTCACTGACGAAGAAAGGGACGTTATGTATTCAGAATATGCACGGCATCCGAAGATGCGTCTAAACCTCGGCATAAGGAGGAGGCTTGCGCCGCTTGTCGACAACGACAGGGCAACGCTTGAGCTGCTGCATGCGCTGATCTTTTCACTGCCCGGCTCACCGATACTGTACTACGGTGACGAAATAGGAATGGGCGACAACATCTTCCTGGGAGACAGGAACGGCGTCCGGACACCGATGCAATGGTCATACGACAGGAATGCCGGTTTTTCAAGGGCCGATACGGAACAGCTCTTTTCCCCTCCGATAACAAACCCCAACTACCATTACGAGAGCGTGAACGTGGAGTCTGAGAGCAGGCTGAATACCTCCCTCCTGCACTGGGTCAGGAAGATCATACGCGTGAGGCAGAAGTACTCGAAGGCGTTCGGCAGGGGAGAGATTCAGTTTCTTGAGAATGGCAACCGCCATGTCCTCGCCTATCTGAGAAAGTACGAAGAGGAAAAGATACTCTGCATATTCAACATTTCAAGGAAGCCGACATTCCTGGAGCTTTCACTGAAGGAATACAGCGGCTACACCCCTGTCGAAATCATAACAGATGTGCCGTTCCCTGCAATCGGCGAATTGCCTTATTTCTTTACACTCCATCCCAGATCCTTCTTCTGGCTCAGCCTCAAAAAAGAAGACAGGGATGGTCAGCAGTGA
- the glgX gene encoding glycogen debranching protein GlgX, whose product MVRAGKGRPYPQGVTLDEHGANFAVYSEHATGVTLELFDRHDASSPKESIELKAVDGYVWHVYVPGISAGDLYGYRVEGPFRPEAGLRFNRNKLLIDPYAKALTGVINWNNDIFGYQMGAKEEDLTFNASDDASFIPKCIVCRDDFDWKGTEKPSLPWNRTVIYETHTKGLTFRRTDLDRSLRGTYRGISSPQMIAYFRDLGISAIELMPVHHKVDSKHLVDSGLVNYWGYSTIGFFAPDIRYASGTEAAAQITEFKEMVRTLHENNIEVILDVVYNHTAEGNHLGPTLSFRGIDNPTYYRLNPDNPRYYIDFTGTGNSLNASHPQVLQLIMDSLRYWVTEMQVDGFRFDLASTLAREFYEVDRLSSFFDVIHQDPVVSQVKLIAEPWDVGPGGYQVGNFPILWAEWNGKYRDAVRHYWKHDRNNLGEFATRLSGSPDLYKDNGRTPHASINYITSHDGFTLNDLVSYSVKHNEANQEGNRDGMDDNISENFGVEGSSDDPVINEQRQRRIRSFLITLFTSQGAPMLLGGDEIGRTQRGNNNAYCQDNEISWYDWNLDREKAALLEFTKRMIKIRLHYHVLRRRNFLRGELMPGTNIKDVTWIRPDGTEMRTEDWNSGRAAIGVLLSGKGIEDIGYEGEEVSEDDLFILFNPERKPVEFNVPADWFSQEILIDSEKNNAGRYPIPMDWKKITIREGGAAVLRGRRS is encoded by the coding sequence ATGGTCAGGGCTGGGAAAGGGAGGCCATATCCTCAGGGCGTGACGCTTGACGAACATGGCGCCAACTTTGCCGTTTATTCGGAACATGCAACGGGAGTTACGCTCGAACTGTTCGACAGGCACGATGCATCCTCTCCGAAGGAATCCATAGAGCTGAAGGCTGTTGACGGTTACGTCTGGCATGTCTATGTGCCCGGAATCAGTGCCGGTGATCTCTACGGCTACAGGGTTGAAGGACCCTTCAGGCCCGAAGCCGGGCTTCGATTCAACAGGAACAAGCTGCTGATAGACCCGTACGCGAAGGCGCTTACCGGCGTCATAAACTGGAATAACGACATATTCGGATACCAGATGGGCGCGAAGGAAGAAGATCTTACCTTCAACGCCAGCGATGACGCGTCATTCATCCCGAAATGCATTGTCTGCCGCGATGATTTTGACTGGAAGGGTACGGAGAAACCGTCTCTGCCGTGGAACCGTACAGTGATATACGAAACGCACACAAAGGGCCTGACGTTCCGGAGAACGGATCTTGACAGAAGCCTGAGAGGAACATACAGAGGCATTTCTTCCCCCCAGATGATAGCTTATTTCAGAGACCTCGGCATTTCGGCGATTGAACTGATGCCGGTGCACCACAAGGTTGATTCAAAGCATCTTGTGGACAGTGGACTGGTGAACTACTGGGGGTACAGCACCATCGGATTCTTTGCGCCTGACATCAGGTACGCTTCCGGAACTGAAGCAGCAGCCCAGATAACAGAGTTCAAGGAAATGGTGAGGACCCTGCATGAAAACAACATCGAGGTGATACTCGATGTCGTCTACAATCACACCGCCGAGGGCAACCATCTGGGACCGACGCTCAGCTTCAGAGGCATAGACAATCCCACTTACTACAGGCTGAATCCGGACAATCCGAGATACTACATAGACTTCACAGGCACGGGAAACAGCCTGAATGCCAGCCACCCGCAGGTTCTGCAGCTCATTATGGACAGCCTGAGGTACTGGGTGACAGAAATGCAGGTCGACGGTTTCAGATTCGATCTCGCGTCTACGCTTGCCCGGGAGTTTTACGAAGTCGACAGGCTGTCTTCGTTCTTTGATGTCATCCACCAGGATCCTGTTGTCTCGCAGGTGAAACTGATAGCCGAACCGTGGGATGTCGGTCCCGGAGGATACCAGGTAGGAAACTTCCCCATACTGTGGGCCGAATGGAACGGCAAATACAGGGATGCAGTCAGGCACTACTGGAAACATGACCGAAACAACCTCGGGGAGTTTGCAACAAGGCTATCCGGATCTCCGGATCTTTACAAGGACAACGGCAGGACGCCTCATGCAAGCATCAACTACATCACCTCGCACGACGGCTTCACACTGAATGATCTCGTAAGCTATTCCGTCAAGCACAACGAAGCCAATCAGGAGGGAAACAGAGACGGCATGGACGACAACATAAGCGAGAATTTCGGGGTCGAAGGCTCATCTGACGACCCGGTCATAAACGAACAGCGGCAGAGGCGGATAAGGAGCTTCCTGATCACGCTTTTCACTTCTCAGGGAGCGCCGATGCTGCTCGGGGGGGACGAAATAGGAAGGACACAGAGGGGAAACAACAACGCCTACTGCCAGGATAACGAAATAAGCTGGTATGACTGGAATCTGGACAGGGAGAAGGCCGCACTGCTTGAATTTACTAAAAGGATGATTAAAATCAGGCTTCATTACCATGTGCTCAGGAGGAGAAATTTCCTGCGTGGGGAACTCATGCCGGGCACAAACATCAAGGATGTGACATGGATAAGACCTGACGGAACGGAGATGAGAACGGAGGACTGGAATTCGGGAAGGGCGGCAATCGGTGTACTGCTATCCGGAAAAGGGATTGAGGACATAGGCTACGAAGGCGAGGAAGTGTCGGAGGATGATCTTTTCATACTCTTCAATCCAGAAAGGAAGCCGGTTGAATTCAATGTTCCCGCCGACTGGTTTTCACAGGAGATACTCATCGACAGCGAAAAGAACAACGCCGGGAGGTATCCCATCCCCATGGACTGGAAGAAGATCACCATCAGGGAAGGGGGAGCAGCCGTACTGCGCGGAAGGAGAAGCTAG
- the treZ gene encoding malto-oligosyltrehalose trehalohydrolase, protein MTEYNFSMGPQATAERTVFRTWAPFRSSVFLILGDGKKFEMHALDDGFWEYALEGKHFGARYAYVLDGDGPFPDPSSRYQPDGVLGFSQVVDTGSLKAEFRSPGLDLGEMVIEEIHVGTFTGEGTFRSAEEKIPHLVDMGINAVELMPVAQFYGSRNWGYDGVYLYAPQNSYGRPEDLVHLVSEMHKSGISVILDVVYNHLGPVGNYFSKFGPFYSERYTTPWGRAINYDGPYSDPVRNFMLENASYWLTHYCFDGLRLDAIHGIIDNSPKHILAELSEKVEKISIATGRRLLLIAESDLNDPRVVNDIKHCGYGLTAQWNDDYHHSIHTMLTGEHLGYYGDYTGAHMVLRALRNGYVYTGQYSRYLHRLRGSEWGNRSFSRLIVFSQNHDQVGNRAFGERLSSLVDEERLKTAAGLVLLSPFTPMLFMGEEYGETAPFLFFVDTDDAAFAAAIREGRRMEFSRFGWEQTPDPNALSTFEASKLKWNTGGDANLRIMQHYRALIDIRRKFIIGHTENVKSSLSDEGMLEITYSSGLKVLVNTGSRETKVHGGFRRMLLDSGRNAFGGLNAEENYDMFSLKPFSLAALLL, encoded by the coding sequence ATGACTGAATACAATTTTTCAATGGGACCGCAAGCTACTGCGGAAAGAACTGTCTTCAGAACGTGGGCTCCGTTCAGAAGCAGTGTGTTCCTGATTCTGGGCGACGGAAAAAAATTCGAAATGCACGCACTGGACGACGGTTTCTGGGAGTACGCGCTGGAGGGGAAGCACTTCGGAGCGAGATACGCATATGTGCTGGATGGGGATGGTCCGTTTCCTGATCCATCTTCGAGATACCAGCCAGACGGTGTCCTTGGTTTCTCCCAGGTGGTTGACACCGGTTCACTGAAGGCGGAATTCAGATCGCCAGGTTTGGATCTGGGGGAAATGGTTATTGAGGAAATACATGTCGGCACATTCACCGGTGAAGGCACATTCAGATCTGCCGAAGAGAAGATACCTCATCTTGTGGACATGGGTATCAACGCAGTCGAACTTATGCCGGTCGCCCAGTTCTACGGCAGTAGAAACTGGGGATACGACGGTGTCTATCTCTACGCCCCCCAGAACAGCTACGGGAGGCCGGAGGATCTTGTGCATCTGGTGTCTGAGATGCACAAATCCGGCATATCTGTAATACTGGATGTCGTGTACAACCATCTGGGTCCTGTCGGAAACTACTTTTCAAAGTTCGGGCCGTTCTACAGTGAAAGGTACACCACACCCTGGGGCAGGGCCATAAATTACGACGGTCCGTACTCGGATCCTGTCAGAAATTTCATGCTTGAAAACGCATCCTACTGGCTTACACATTATTGTTTTGACGGTCTGCGTCTCGATGCAATTCATGGTATAATCGACAACTCGCCGAAACACATACTTGCGGAATTGTCTGAGAAAGTGGAGAAGATTTCAATTGCGACAGGCAGACGCCTGCTGCTGATCGCCGAAAGCGACCTGAATGATCCGCGCGTCGTAAACGATATAAAACACTGCGGTTACGGACTGACGGCGCAGTGGAACGACGATTATCACCACTCCATACACACCATGCTGACCGGTGAGCACCTGGGCTATTACGGGGACTACACGGGCGCGCATATGGTCTTAAGAGCACTTCGCAATGGTTATGTCTATACGGGCCAGTATTCCCGTTATCTGCACAGGCTTAGGGGATCTGAATGGGGGAATCGTTCATTTTCCAGGCTGATAGTCTTTTCTCAGAACCATGATCAGGTAGGAAACAGGGCGTTTGGCGAACGTCTTTCGTCGCTTGTGGATGAAGAGAGGCTGAAGACAGCGGCAGGACTTGTGCTGCTCTCCCCGTTCACGCCGATGCTGTTCATGGGGGAGGAATACGGTGAGACGGCGCCGTTCCTGTTTTTCGTCGATACAGATGACGCTGCCTTTGCAGCTGCGATCAGGGAGGGCAGAAGAATGGAATTCAGCAGGTTTGGCTGGGAGCAGACGCCTGATCCGAATGCCTTATCCACGTTTGAGGCATCAAAGCTAAAATGGAATACTGGCGGGGATGCAAATCTTCGAATAATGCAGCATTACAGGGCGCTCATAGATATACGCAGGAAGTTCATCATCGGGCACACAGAGAATGTCAAATCCTCCCTTTCTGACGAGGGCATGCTCGAAATAACCTATTCAAGCGGTCTGAAAGTGCTGGTCAATACGGGCAGCAGGGAAACTAAGGTTCATGGAGGGTTCAGAAGGATGCTTCTGGATTCCGGCCGTAACGCATTCGGCGGCCTGAATGCGGAAGAAAACTATGATATGTTTTCCCTGAAGCCGTTCTCACTTGCAGCGCTTCTTCTCTAG
- the treY gene encoding malto-oligosyltrehalose synthase: MSSFETAVITFHAVCAGHAYAKARVDSTHRNVKPPFNSMYRLQFTPEFGFADAAILVDYFSGLGISAIYASPIFESRRLSSHGYDVTNHSRVREELGGERSLRRLIDALQDNGIVWVQDIVPNHMAFDPANEILTDVLIHGRKSVYRNFFDIEWNHPNAVIRDKLIAPFFNRSVDDLIRHRQVKLCASYPMLVDIGGFKLPASSLTYSIVTGAMKGYNIPALCSIPLDELSSETGVSVSLISSLIPGGMEYAAFENAVKKINSDVNAIRRLMQLQNFVPRHWQSSRSEINYRRFFAVNDLICCRIEDEENFATVNSRLAELCRDGLFAGTRVDHIDGISEPAEYLGRLRKATGNRYIVVEKILSGNEVLPHDWNAEGTTGYDFLNWSNLLLHKSDGVRRIRKFYRYLTKSRPGGDEETVSLKKEIMARYFQGDIEVISARMLSQARAAGISDYPTGTEMGEAVVEMLARIPVYRTYVALSSAEDVNENGKSRMNVAIRAAARHRPCLLPALSCIERVLQKSPLDSGCLSAVSRLQQFMPAVYAKGIEDTLFYREIALLSVNAIGHSPDGDAMTVSAFHEKVLRRFRESPYSINATSTHDTKIGEDLRMRISVLSELPDLWIRNVIKWSARNRKFRRKANGAIAPDRNDEYRIYQAIAGSFPFTKNERRQYSRRLSAYLVKAMREASVNTSWDSPCPAYEKACIEFARRALKEFDADRSNGVSGFHERIAFRGYLKSLSLAVLKLTCPGIPDIYRGSESWNFSFVDPDNRRPADFRTLRRHMSRYRKLVDSGKQPSCSRSDFTSGFIKFYTTARLLSLRKNNQDLFVEGEYMPVKLTRNNDSFISFCRRTGKKWIAVCLPLFSYDLEFTGAPRFLPGHMKKCSLILPENHPSSVISIFGDGTEITINRGTEDTVDIADMFRSFPVAVLASEEVEGLVND; the protein is encoded by the coding sequence ATGAGCTCATTTGAAACTGCGGTGATAACTTTTCACGCAGTGTGTGCCGGACATGCTTACGCCAAAGCACGAGTCGATAGCACGCACAGGAATGTAAAGCCACCGTTCAACTCCATGTACAGGCTGCAGTTCACCCCGGAATTCGGATTCGCAGATGCCGCGATTCTTGTGGATTATTTCTCAGGATTGGGAATCTCCGCAATTTACGCTTCACCGATTTTTGAGTCAAGGAGATTGAGCAGTCATGGCTATGATGTAACCAATCACAGCAGGGTAAGAGAAGAGCTAGGCGGAGAACGTTCATTGCGCAGACTCATTGATGCGCTGCAAGACAATGGGATAGTCTGGGTTCAGGACATCGTTCCGAACCATATGGCTTTCGATCCTGCAAACGAGATTCTTACCGATGTCCTGATCCATGGCAGAAAGTCCGTGTATCGGAATTTCTTTGACATTGAGTGGAATCATCCGAATGCTGTCATTCGCGACAAGCTCATCGCTCCTTTTTTCAACCGCTCAGTGGACGATTTGATCAGGCACAGGCAGGTGAAGTTGTGTGCATCCTATCCCATGCTCGTTGATATCGGAGGATTCAAACTGCCCGCCTCCTCTCTGACATATTCAATAGTTACAGGAGCAATGAAAGGCTACAACATCCCTGCTCTCTGCAGTATTCCTCTGGATGAGCTTTCTTCAGAAACTGGCGTGTCTGTCAGCTTAATTTCGAGTCTGATTCCGGGAGGCATGGAATACGCTGCTTTTGAAAATGCCGTCAAGAAAATAAATTCAGACGTTAATGCCATAAGACGTCTGATGCAGCTGCAGAATTTTGTGCCACGTCACTGGCAAAGTTCGAGAAGCGAAATCAATTACAGACGTTTCTTTGCTGTCAACGACCTGATATGCTGCCGCATAGAGGATGAGGAGAATTTCGCCACCGTAAACAGCCGGCTGGCCGAACTGTGCAGGGACGGATTGTTCGCCGGCACAAGGGTGGACCATATCGACGGAATATCCGAACCTGCCGAATACCTCGGAAGACTCAGGAAGGCTACCGGTAACAGGTACATCGTGGTGGAAAAGATCCTTTCAGGCAATGAAGTGCTGCCGCATGACTGGAACGCAGAGGGAACTACCGGATATGATTTCCTGAACTGGTCAAACCTGCTTTTGCACAAAAGCGACGGTGTTCGCAGGATTCGCAAATTCTACCGTTATCTGACTAAATCGCGGCCGGGCGGAGACGAGGAGACTGTGTCGCTGAAGAAGGAAATAATGGCGAGGTATTTTCAGGGTGATATAGAAGTAATTTCAGCCAGAATGCTGTCTCAGGCCAGGGCTGCAGGTATTTCTGATTACCCTACAGGCACGGAAATGGGGGAGGCTGTTGTGGAAATGCTTGCCAGAATACCGGTATACCGGACGTACGTTGCTCTTTCTTCCGCCGAGGATGTTAATGAAAACGGGAAGTCACGCATGAACGTGGCAATCAGGGCTGCCGCCAGGCACCGCCCCTGTCTCTTGCCTGCACTTAGCTGCATTGAACGGGTGCTGCAGAAGTCCCCCCTGGACAGTGGCTGCCTCTCGGCCGTAAGCCGTCTCCAGCAATTTATGCCGGCAGTTTATGCAAAGGGCATCGAGGACACTCTTTTTTACAGGGAGATTGCTCTTCTTTCCGTCAATGCCATTGGTCACTCGCCTGATGGAGATGCAATGACCGTAAGCGCATTTCATGAAAAGGTGCTCAGGCGCTTTCGCGAATCCCCTTATTCGATAAACGCAACCTCCACGCACGATACAAAAATCGGAGAGGACCTCAGGATGAGGATCAGCGTGCTCTCCGAACTGCCGGACCTCTGGATAAGGAATGTAATAAAATGGTCTGCCCGGAATAGAAAGTTCAGAAGGAAGGCGAACGGAGCGATCGCACCGGATAGAAATGACGAGTACCGGATATATCAGGCAATAGCAGGCTCCTTTCCGTTCACGAAAAATGAACGCAGGCAGTACAGCAGGAGACTTTCAGCCTATCTTGTGAAGGCAATGAGGGAAGCATCGGTCAATACTTCATGGGATTCGCCATGTCCCGCTTATGAGAAGGCGTGCATTGAATTTGCCCGTCGTGCTCTGAAGGAGTTTGATGCAGATCGCAGCAACGGAGTCTCCGGCTTTCATGAAAGGATAGCTTTCAGGGGTTATCTCAAATCGCTGTCCCTCGCTGTTCTAAAGCTAACCTGTCCGGGTATACCGGACATCTACCGCGGAAGTGAATCTTGGAATTTCAGTTTCGTCGATCCCGACAACAGGAGGCCCGCTGATTTCAGAACCCTCCGCAGGCACATGTCACGCTACAGAAAGCTCGTCGACTCGGGAAAACAGCCATCGTGTTCACGCTCCGATTTTACGAGCGGTTTTATCAAATTTTACACTACTGCCCGTCTGCTCTCTCTGAGGAAGAACAATCAGGACTTGTTCGTCGAGGGCGAATACATGCCGGTGAAGCTCACACGTAATAACGACAGTTTCATTTCGTTCTGCAGGCGAACCGGGAAAAAATGGATCGCCGTATGTTTGCCTCTCTTTTCATATGATTTGGAATTCACGGGAGCGCCCAGGTTTCTGCCGGGCCACATGAAGAAATGCAGCCTAATTCTTCCTGAAAACCATCCTTCATCTGTAATCAGCATATTTGGAGACGGAACGGAGATCACGATAAACCGGGGAACCGAAGACACCGTGGATATTGCAGACATGTTCCGCAGTTTCCCCGTTGCAGTGTTAGCCAGTGAAGAAGTGGAGGGTCTGGTCAATGACTGA
- a CDS encoding ribbon-helix-helix protein, CopG family, which yields MSDIRGLIDLRVIVVDEQDLEKVTIRLPPRYLQALDFLVKVDDFPSRSEAIRSAVRDLIYQRVETVMDKLKKLSEADRTLAELEEFERKFLNK from the coding sequence TTGTCTGACATAAGAGGTCTAATAGACCTGCGAGTGATTGTAGTGGACGAACAGGATCTTGAGAAAGTAACAATAAGGTTGCCGCCCCGCTATCTTCAGGCGCTTGACTTCCTGGTCAAGGTAGACGACTTTCCGTCCCGTTCTGAAGCCATCAGGAGTGCGGTCAGAGACCTGATATATCAGCGTGTAGAGACTGTAATGGATAAGCTGAAGAAACTATCCGAAGCTGACAGGACACTTGCTGAACTTGAGGAGTTTGAAAGAAAATTTCTCAACAAGTGA
- a CDS encoding proteasome assembly chaperone family protein: MDDIHLKLIEKPKLKNPIFIEGLPGVGNVGKLAAEHLIDQLKAVKFAEIFSKYFPPQVLVHDDGLVKLVSNEFYYVTRPDSANDIVFLVGDYQGISPEGQYLLSDRVLAFISELGVQKVFTLGGYGVGKMIEKPRVLGAATDLDLVEEMRNLGVVFSKGEPGSGIVGASGLLLGLGINYGMRSVCLMGETSGYLADPRAAEAVLNILVKVVGVKIDYEALRHKAQQIDQLTARIRDFETQQGQEPGTERKEDLGYIG; this comes from the coding sequence TTGGACGATATACATTTAAAACTCATTGAAAAGCCTAAATTGAAAAATCCGATTTTCATAGAAGGACTTCCAGGCGTCGGGAACGTTGGAAAGCTGGCGGCAGAGCACCTGATTGACCAGCTCAAGGCAGTTAAATTTGCTGAAATCTTCTCGAAATATTTTCCCCCCCAGGTACTGGTCCATGACGACGGTCTGGTTAAACTGGTTTCAAACGAATTTTACTATGTGACAAGGCCGGACAGTGCCAATGACATTGTTTTCCTTGTAGGCGATTACCAGGGAATTTCTCCCGAAGGACAGTATCTGCTTTCCGACAGGGTTCTCGCATTTATAAGCGAACTCGGTGTCCAGAAAGTATTCACGCTTGGCGGATATGGAGTCGGAAAGATGATAGAGAAACCCAGGGTCCTCGGGGCAGCTACAGATCTCGACCTCGTGGAGGAAATGAGGAATCTTGGCGTCGTTTTCTCCAAGGGGGAGCCCGGAAGCGGCATAGTCGGAGCGAGCGGACTTCTTCTTGGCCTTGGAATTAATTACGGGATGAGGAGTGTCTGCCTTATGGGTGAGACTTCCGGTTATCTTGCGGATCCCAGGGCTGCCGAAGCAGTTCTGAATATACTGGTGAAGGTCGTCGGCGTAAAGATAGACTACGAGGCATTGAGACACAAGGCTCAGCAGATAGACCAGCTCACTGCGAGAATCAGGGATTTCGAAACGCAGCAGGGCCAGGAACCGGGAACAGAGCGGAAGGAAGATCTGGGCTACATCGGCTGA
- a CDS encoding ribosome biogenesis protein — protein MRSLIFKCPKCGAYTMSEKCPVDGNVTRTTIPMRYSPGDKYAAYRRALIEKVSRETVEKEE, from the coding sequence TTGAGAAGCCTGATATTCAAGTGTCCGAAATGCGGTGCATATACAATGTCAGAAAAATGTCCTGTGGACGGTAACGTTACGAGGACCACTATCCCGATGAGATATTCCCCCGGGGACAAGTACGCTGCCTACAGAAGGGCGCTCATTGAGAAGGTAAGCAGAGAAACGGTTGAGAAGGAGGAATGA
- a CDS encoding translation initiation factor IF-2 subunit alpha, with product MPSVPEYPEEGELVVCTVQSVKNFGAFVSLDEYGSREGFIHVSEIATGWVKYIRDYVKEGQKTVCKVIEVDRSKGHVNLSLKQVNDHQRREKIQQWKNENKARKILDILAEKLGREPAAFYQETGLKLIEEFGTLYAAYEAAAGEKAALKKAGFSGDWVEPFEKIAKENITPPSVTIDGLLELTTQKPEGVEDIKSALKEALNSGENFEVTVQYIGAPKYRLLVTASDYKKAEEEIRKSSEKAVKTMTKLGGAAKFTRSQ from the coding sequence ATGCCGTCAGTTCCTGAATATCCGGAAGAAGGCGAGCTGGTAGTCTGCACTGTTCAGAGCGTCAAGAACTTCGGTGCCTTTGTTTCCCTTGACGAATACGGTTCCAGGGAGGGCTTCATCCATGTGAGCGAAATCGCCACCGGCTGGGTGAAGTACATCCGGGATTACGTGAAGGAGGGGCAGAAGACCGTATGCAAGGTCATCGAGGTGGATCGCAGCAAAGGGCATGTGAATCTTAGCCTGAAGCAGGTGAACGACCACCAGAGAAGAGAGAAGATACAGCAGTGGAAGAACGAGAACAAAGCCAGGAAGATACTGGATATACTGGCCGAAAAGCTGGGCAGAGAACCAGCAGCATTCTACCAGGAGACCGGCCTCAAGCTGATCGAAGAATTCGGAACACTGTATGCGGCATATGAGGCTGCCGCAGGCGAAAAGGCTGCCCTGAAGAAGGCCGGTTTCAGCGGTGACTGGGTCGAGCCGTTTGAAAAGATAGCCAAGGAAAACATAACCCCCCCTTCAGTGACAATAGACGGCCTGCTTGAGCTCACGACACAGAAACCCGAAGGTGTTGAGGATATAAAGAGCGCCCTCAAAGAAGCGCTGAACAGCGGTGAAAATTTTGAGGTCACAGTCCAGTACATCGGTGCCCCGAAATACAGGCTGCTCGTTACCGCATCAGACTACAAGAAAGCCGAGGAAGAGATCAGAAAGAGTTCTGAGAAAGCGGTAAAGACAATGACAAAGCTGGGCGGTGCAGCCAAATTCACAAGAAGTCAGTAG
- a CDS encoding 30S ribosomal protein S27e produces the protein MPGNRKRARFVVIKCPDCSSEQIAFERATTVVTCRICGSTLATPTGGTANFRGEVLRAVDDAVSS, from the coding sequence ATGCCCGGTAACAGAAAGAGAGCAAGATTCGTTGTCATAAAATGCCCGGACTGCAGTTCCGAGCAGATTGCATTCGAAAGAGCGACCACTGTAGTTACCTGCAGGATATGCGGAAGCACGCTTGCAACGCCTACCGGAGGAACAGCTAATTTTCGCGGAGAGGTTTTGAGGGCCGTGGACGATGCCGTCAGTTCCTGA